The region CGCCCAACGGAGCAGCCACTTACTCGACGGCTTTTGTACTGTGTGCCGCCGACCACACAAACCTTACGCCTTCGGGCGCTTGGCACCGTACTTGGAGCGCGACTGCTTACGATCTTTCACGCCAGCAGTATCCAGGGAACCGCGCACGGTGTGGTAACGCACACCCGGCAAATCCTTGACACGACCACCACGGATCAGAACAACGCTGTGCTCTTGCAGGTTGTGGCCTTCACCGCCGATGTACGAAATGACTTCGAAACCGTTGGTAAGACGTACCTTGCAAACTTTACGCAGCGCGGAGTTCGGCTTTTTCGGAGTGGTGGTGTACACGCGAGTGCACACACCACGCTTTTGAGGGCAGGATTCAAGAGCGGGAACCTTGCTCTTGATCACTTCCTTCTCGCGGCCCTTGCGGACCAGCTGATTGATTGTTGGCATTGTTAAAACTTCCTTGAGTTTACATCCCCTTGCGGGGCCTTTTTCTGGCTGCCCGACCCAAAATCGGACCACCAAATGAAGCTAGCGACGCTCCAGATAGCCAGAGCGTCGCCAGGAAAGACCAAGATTTTAAGAAAATCAAGTCTTTGTCGTCAAGTGTTTGCTTGACGATGAACGGTTACAGCGCGTCGCTGGAACCTGCAGTGGCAAATGCGGCCTCTGCTGCAGCCAGCTCTGCCGACGGTTCCGAAGATGCCTGGGCAGCCGCCGGACGCTTGCGCGAGCGGTGGTAAGCCAGACCGGTACCGGCCGGAATCAGACGGCCCACGATCACGTTTTCCTTCAGACCACGCAGATCGTCGATCTTGCCCATGATGGCGGCTTCGGTCAGGACACGCGTGGTTTCCTGGAACGAAGCGGCCGAGATGAACGAGTCGGTCGACAGCGACGCCTTCGTGATACCCAGCAGAATGTTGTCGTACGTTGCCGGCTGCTTGCCGTCCTTGATCATCTGGTCGTTGATCGTCAGCACTTCAGCGCGTTCGATCTGTTCACCCAGGATCAGGCCGGTATCGCCTGCGGCCGAAACCACAACACGACGCAGCATCTGACGCACGATCACTTCGATGTGCTTGTCGTTAATCTTCACACCCTGCAGTCGGTACACTTCCTGCACTTCTTGCACGATGTAGCGCGACAGGGCTTCGATACCCTGCAGACGCAGGATATCGTGCGGATCGATCGAGCCGTCAACGATGGTTTCACCGCGGTTCACAACCTGACCGTCGTGGACCATCACGTGCTTGTCCTTCGGGATCAGGTACTCGTGTGCCAGACCTTCCAGATCAGTGATGATCAGACGTTGCTTGCCCTTGGTGTCCTTACCGAACGACACGGTACCGGTCACTTCGGCCAGCATACCGGCGTCCTTCGGCGAACGCGCTTCAAACAGTTCAGCCACACGCGGCAGACCACCGGTAATGTCGCGGGTCTTCACGGTTTCTTGCGGAATACGCGCAATCACCTCACCCACGCCCACAACCTGGCCGTCCTTCACGGTAATGATCGAGCCCACCTGGAAGGTGATGGTCACCGGAGTATCGGTGCCAGCCAGCTTCACGTCATGGCCTTGCTCGTCCATCAGGCGAACCATCGGGCGCACGCCCTTGGTCGAACCAGCCTTGCGCTTCGGATCGATCACGACAAGGGTCGACAGACCAGTCACATCGTCCACTTGCTTGACGACGGTGGTGCCTTCTTCGACGTTGTCGAAACGAACCTGACCTGCGTACTCGGTAATAACCGGACGGGTGTGCGGGTCCCACGTGCCCAGCACGGTACCGGCCTTGACGGCTTCGCCATCCTTGACCAGCAACGTCGCGCCGTACGGCACCTTGTGACGTTCACGCTCACGACCGGAATCATCCAGCACCAGCACTTCGGCGGAACGGGCCATCACCAGTTGTTCGCCCTTGGTGTTGGTCACATAACGCATGTTCGCGCTATAGGCGATCTTGCCGTTGGACTTGGTTTCAACCTGGCTTGCAGCTGCAGCACGAGACGCGGCACCACCGATGTGGAACGTACGCATGGTCAGCTGGGTACCCGGCTCACCGATCGACTGCGCGGCAATCACGCCGACCGCTTCACCGGTGTTGACGCGGTAACCGCGGCCCAGATCACGGCCGTAACATGCGGCGCACAGACCATAGCGGGTTTCGCAAGTCAGCGGCGTACGGACCTTCACTTCGTCCACACCCAGGTTATCGATCAGATCAACCTGATCTTCGCCCAGCAGCGTACCGGCTTCGATCGCGGTTTCTTGCGTCGCCGGATCAACCACATCAGTCGCAACTACACGACCCAGAATACGATCACGCAGCGCTTCGATCACGTCACCGCCCTGCACCACCGCCTTCATGGTCACGCCGTTCTTGGTGCCGCAATCGTCTTCGGTCACCACCAGATCCTGCGTCACGTCAACCAGACGACGGGTCAGATAACCGGAGTTAGCGGTCTTCAACGCGGTATCGGCCAGACCCTTACGAGCGCCGTGAGTCGAGTTGAAGTACTGCAGAACGGTCAGGCCTTCGCGGAAGTTGGTGGTAATCGGCGTCTCGATAATCGAGCCGTCCGGCTTGGCCATCAGGCCCCGCATACCAGCCAGCTGGCGAATCTGTGCTGCGGAACCCCGCGCACCAGAGTCAGCCATCATGTACAGGGAGTTGAACGATTCCTGATCAACTTCCTTGCCTTCGGCGTTAACAACCTTTTCCTTGCCCAGCTGGTCCATCATCGCCTTGGCGATCTGGTCACCGGCACGACCCCAGATATCGACTACCTTGTTGTAGCGTTCGCCTTGCGTCACGAGACCGGAGCTGTATTGCTGCTCGATTTCCTTGACTTCGGCGTTGGCGGAAGCCAGCAGCTCGATCTTCTTGGCCGGGATCAGCATGTCGTCCACGCAGATGGACACGCCACCGCGGGTCGAGTACGCAAAACCGGTGTACATCAGCTGGTCAGCAAACACGACGGTGTCTTTCAGACCGCAACGACGGAACGATGCGTTGATCAGACGACCGATTTCTTTCTTCTTCAGCGACTTGTTGATGTAGCTGAAGTCCAGACCCTTGGGCAGGATTTCCGACAGGATGGCACGGCCGACGGTGGTATCACGACGCACCATCTTGTGTTGCCATTCGCCGTTTTCGTCCTTGAACCATTCTTTCAGACGCACGGAAATGCGGGTCTGCAGGGTCACGAACTTGTTTTCGTAAGCGCGCTGGGCTTCCTTCACATCGATGAAGGACATGCCTTCACCCTTGCCGTTGATCGCTTCGCGGGTCATGTAGTACAGACCCAGCACGATATCCTGGGACGGCACAATGATCGGCTCGCCGTTGGCAGGCGAAAGCACGTTGTTGGAGGCCAGCATCAGGGTGCGGGCTTCCATCTGCGCTTCCAGCGACAGCGGAACGTGAACAGCCATCTGGTCACCGTCGAAGTCGGCGTTGAATGCCGCACAAACCAGCGGATGCAGCTGGATTGCCTTGCCTTCGATCAGCACCGGCTCAAACGCCTGGATACCCAGACGGTGCAGCGTCGGCGCACGGTTCAGCAGAATCGGATGTTCGCGGATGACATCTTCCAGGATGTCCCACACCACCGCTTCTTGCGATTCAACCATCTTCTTGGCGGCCTTGATGGTGGTCGCCAGACCCATCACTTCAAGGCGATGGAAGATGAAGGGCTTGAACAGTTCCAGCGCCATCAGTTTCGGCAGGCCGCACTGATGCAGACGCAGGTATGGGCCCACGGTAATCACGGAACGGCCGGAGTAGTCAACGCGCTTACCCAGCAAGTTCTGACGGAAACGACCGCCCTTACCCTTGATCATGTCGGCCAGCGACTTGAGCGGACGCTTGTTGGCGCCGGTCATGGCCTTGCCGCGACGACCGTTGTCCAGCAGCGAGTCAACCGACTCTTGCAGCATGCGCTTTTCGTTGCGCACGATGATATCCGGTGCGCGCAGTTCCAGCAGACGCTTCAGACGGTTGTTCCGGTTGATGACGCGACGATACAGATCGTTCAGGTCAGACGTAGCGAAACGACCACCATCCAGCGGCACCAGCGGACGCAGTTCCGGCGGCAGCACCGGCAGCACTTCCAGCACCATCCAGTCCGGCTTGATGCCCGACTTGTGGAAGGCTTCCAGCACCTTCAGGCGCTTGGCGATCTTCTTGATCTTGGTTTCGGAGCTGGTGGATTCGAGCTCGGCACGCAGGGTGGCGATTTCGTTCTCAGCGTCCAGATTGCGCAAGAGTTCACGGATACCTTCCGCGCCCATCAGGGCCACGAATTCGTCACCGTACTCTTCAACCTTGTCGAAGTAGTCTTCTTCGGTCAGCAGTTGACCGCGCTGCAGCGGGGTCATGCCCGGCTCAGTCACGATGAATGCTTCGAAGTACAGCACGCGTTCGATATCACGCAGGGCGATATCCAGCACCATACCCAGACGCGACGGCAGGCTCTTCAGGAACCAGATGTGCGCAACAGGGCTGGCCAGCTCGATGTGGCCCATACGCTCGCGGCGAACCTTGGACAGCGTGACTTCAACGCCGCACTTTTCGCAGATGACGCCGCGGTGCTTCAGACGCTTGTACTTGCCGCACAAGCATTCGTAATCCTTGATCGGCCCGAAAATACGGGCGCAGAACAAACCATCACGTTCCGGCTTGAACGTACGGTAGTTGATGGTTTCCGGCTTCTTCACTTCGCCATACGACCAGGAACGGATTTTCTCCGGCGACGCCAGACCAATCTTGATCGCGTCAAATTCTTCATCCTGGGTGACTTGCTTGAAGAGTTCGAGTAAGCCTTTCATCTCTGTCTTTCTCCTGTGAGGGTGAGGAAGTCAGGTGTGAGGTACCTGCTCGCATAACGCGGCGGGCACCCCTCACACCTCACATGGTTCAGTTCGTTTCCAGATCGATATCGATACCCAGCGAGCGGATTTCCTTCACCAGCACGTTGAAGGATTCCGGCATGCCGGCGTCGATGCGATGGTCGCCCTTGACGATGTTTTCGTAGACCTTGGTACGGCCATTCACGTCATCGGACTTCACGGTCAGCATTTCCTGCAGGGTGTATGCCGCGCCGTATGCTTCCAGCGCCCACACTTCCATTTCACCGAAACGCTGGCCACCGAACTGGGCTTTACCACCCAGCGGCTGTTGCGTCACCAGCGAGTACGGACCGGTCGAACGCGCGTGCATCTTGTCGTCAACCAGGTGGTGCAGCTTCAGGTAATGCATCACGCCCACAGACACCTTGCGCTCGAACGGCTCGCCAGTGCGGCCATCAAACAGTTGCATCTGGGTCTTGGTGGCGTTGAAGTTCAACAGACCAGTACGAGCATCTTCGTCCGGGTAAGCCAGATCCAGCATCTTGTGGATTTCGGCTTCCTTGGCACCATCAAACACCGGGCTTGCAAACACCATACCGCGGCGCAGACCACCTGCCAGACGCAGGACTTCGTGGTCCGACAGGTTGGCGATGTCTTCTTGCTTGCCTGTGGTGTTGTAGATCTTGTCCAGGTAGTCACGCACTTCAGCCACCTGACGCTGCTCACGCAACATGGCGTCGATACGTTGACCAATCCCCTTGGCAGCCCAGCCCAGGTGAACTTCCAGAATCTGGCCAATGTTCATCCGGGACGGCACGCCCAGCGGGTTCAGCACGATATCAACCGGGCTGCCATCGGCCATGTACGGCAGATCTTCCACCGGCAGGATCTTGGAAACCACACCCTTGTTACCGTGACGACCGGCCATCTTGTCACCCGGTTGCAGGCGACGCTTCACAGCCACGTACACCTTGACCATCTTGATCACGCCCGGCGGCAGTTCGTCGCCTTGGGTGAGTTTGCGCTTCTTGTCTTCAAAGCGCAGGTCAAAGTCGGCCTTCATCTGGGCCACGAGATCCTTCATGGATTCCAGCTGGCGTGCAGCTTCTTCGTCGGCCAGACGGATGTCGAACCAGTCTTGACGCGGGGTCAGATCAGCCAGGTATTCCTTGGTGATTTCTGCGCCCTTGGCCAGCTTTTTCGGACCGCCATTCACAACCTTACCGACAATCATGCGCTCGATACGTTCGAACAAGTCGTTCTCAACGATACGCAGTTGATCGTTCAGGTCGGTACGGTAGCGACGCAGTTGCTCGTCAATGATGGACTGGGCGCGCTTGTCGCGCTCCACGCCTTCACGGGTGAACACTTGCACGTCGATCACGGTACCGGTCATGCCGGACGGCACGCGCAGCGAGGTGTCCTTCACATCGGACGCCTTCTCGCCGAAGATCGCGCGCAGCAGCTTTTCTTCCGGCGTCAGCTGGGTTTCACCCTTCGGTGTCACCTTGCCGACCAGCACGTCGCCAGCTTCAACCTCGGCGCCGATGTAGACCACGCCGGATTCATCCAGACGGCCCAGCATGCGCTCGGACAGGTTGGAGATATCGCGGGTGATTTCTTCCGGACCCAGCTTGGTGTCACGCGCCATCACCGACAGTTCTTCGATGTGGATCGAGGTGTAGCGATCGTCTGCCACCACCTTTTCGGAGATCAAGATCGAATCTTCGAAGTTGTAGCCGTTCCACGGCATGAACGCGATGGTCATGTTCTGACCCAGCGCCATTTCGCCCAGGTCGGTCGATGCACCGTCAGCAATCACGTCGCCACGGGCGATACGATCGCCACGTTCGACCACCGGACGCTGGTTGATGTTCGTGTTCTGGTTGGAACGGGTGAACTTGGTCAGGTTGTAGATATCTACACCGGTTTCGCCAGCCGGGGTTTCGTCATCGTTCACACGGATAACGATACGGTTGGCATCGACGTAATCAACCACACCGCCACGCAGCGCGGCCACGGCCGTGCCCGAGTCAACGGCGCAGGTACGTTCAATACCGGTACCGACCATCGGCTTTTCAGCGCGCAGGCAAGGTACGGCCTGACGTTGCATGTTCGAACCCATCAACGCACGGTTCGCATCATCGTGTTCCAGGAACGGAATCAGCGAAGCAGCAACGGACACGATCTGGCTCGGGGCCACGTCCATGTACTGCACGCGATCCGGCGTGGCGATGATGGTTTCACCGTGTTCACGGCAAGTCACCATGTCGTCGATCAGCGTACCGGCAGCGTCCAGCTCGGCATTGGCCTGAGCAATGACGTACTTGCCTTCTTCAATCGCGGACAGGTATTCGATCTGGTCGGTGACCTTGCTGTCGATC is a window of Silvimonas iriomotensis DNA encoding:
- the rpsL gene encoding 30S ribosomal protein S12; this encodes MPTINQLVRKGREKEVIKSKVPALESCPQKRGVCTRVYTTTPKKPNSALRKVCKVRLTNGFEVISYIGGEGHNLQEHSVVLIRGGRVKDLPGVRYHTVRGSLDTAGVKDRKQSRSKYGAKRPKA
- the rpoB gene encoding DNA-directed RNA polymerase subunit beta translates to MNYSFTEKKRIRKSFAKRANVLDVPFLLATQINSYNEFLQLGSAIADRTVVGLQAAFTSIFPIVSHNENARLEFVHYVLGEPPFDVIECQQRGITFAAPLRARVRLVIMDREAAKPTVKEVKEQDVYFGEIPLMTRNGSFVINGTERVIVSQLHRSPGVFFEHDKGKTHSSGKLLFSARIIPYRGSWLDFEFDPKDLLFFRIDRRRKMPVSILLKALGYSPEQMLEAFYDTDTFQMGKDGLFMELVPERLKGEVAKFDIVADDGKVLVQKDKRITAKSIRDIQTAGLKRLPVPVDFLIGRVAAHNVVHPETGEIILRGNEEITEETVIKFDQAGVPEVRVLYINDLDQGAYISASLRNDDVADQYAAKVAIYRMMRPGEPPTEDAVEALFKGLFFTEDRYDLSAVGRMKFNRRAYPDRLEEKAPGWQRRFYERVGPQGLEGTGTLSVDDIIAVIGILIELRNGRGEVDDIDHLGNRRVRSVGELAENQFRAGLVRVERAVKERLSQAESDNLMPHDLINAKPVSAAIKEFFGSSQLSQFMDQTNPLSEITHKRRVSALGPGGLTRERAGFEVRDVHPTHYGRVCPIETPEGPNIGLINSLSCYARTNEYGFLETPYRKVIDSKVTDQIEYLSAIEEGKYVIAQANAELDAAGTLIDDMVTCREHGETIIATPDRVQYMDVAPSQIVSVAASLIPFLEHDDANRALMGSNMQRQAVPCLRAEKPMVGTGIERTCAVDSGTAVAALRGGVVDYVDANRIVIRVNDDETPAGETGVDIYNLTKFTRSNQNTNINQRPVVERGDRIARGDVIADGASTDLGEMALGQNMTIAFMPWNGYNFEDSILISEKVVADDRYTSIHIEELSVMARDTKLGPEEITRDISNLSERMLGRLDESGVVYIGAEVEAGDVLVGKVTPKGETQLTPEEKLLRAIFGEKASDVKDTSLRVPSGMTGTVIDVQVFTREGVERDKRAQSIIDEQLRRYRTDLNDQLRIVENDLFERIERMIVGKVVNGGPKKLAKGAEITKEYLADLTPRQDWFDIRLADEEAARQLESMKDLVAQMKADFDLRFEDKKRKLTQGDELPPGVIKMVKVYVAVKRRLQPGDKMAGRHGNKGVVSKILPVEDLPYMADGSPVDIVLNPLGVPSRMNIGQILEVHLGWAAKGIGQRIDAMLREQRQVAEVRDYLDKIYNTTGKQEDIANLSDHEVLRLAGGLRRGMVFASPVFDGAKEAEIHKMLDLAYPDEDARTGLLNFNATKTQMQLFDGRTGEPFERKVSVGVMHYLKLHHLVDDKMHARSTGPYSLVTQQPLGGKAQFGGQRFGEMEVWALEAYGAAYTLQEMLTVKSDDVNGRTKVYENIVKGDHRIDAGMPESFNVLVKEIRSLGIDIDLETN
- the rpoC gene encoding DNA-directed RNA polymerase subunit beta' translates to MKGLLELFKQVTQDEEFDAIKIGLASPEKIRSWSYGEVKKPETINYRTFKPERDGLFCARIFGPIKDYECLCGKYKRLKHRGVICEKCGVEVTLSKVRRERMGHIELASPVAHIWFLKSLPSRLGMVLDIALRDIERVLYFEAFIVTEPGMTPLQRGQLLTEEDYFDKVEEYGDEFVALMGAEGIRELLRNLDAENEIATLRAELESTSSETKIKKIAKRLKVLEAFHKSGIKPDWMVLEVLPVLPPELRPLVPLDGGRFATSDLNDLYRRVINRNNRLKRLLELRAPDIIVRNEKRMLQESVDSLLDNGRRGKAMTGANKRPLKSLADMIKGKGGRFRQNLLGKRVDYSGRSVITVGPYLRLHQCGLPKLMALELFKPFIFHRLEVMGLATTIKAAKKMVESQEAVVWDILEDVIREHPILLNRAPTLHRLGIQAFEPVLIEGKAIQLHPLVCAAFNADFDGDQMAVHVPLSLEAQMEARTLMLASNNVLSPANGEPIIVPSQDIVLGLYYMTREAINGKGEGMSFIDVKEAQRAYENKFVTLQTRISVRLKEWFKDENGEWQHKMVRRDTTVGRAILSEILPKGLDFSYINKSLKKKEIGRLINASFRRCGLKDTVVFADQLMYTGFAYSTRGGVSICVDDMLIPAKKIELLASANAEVKEIEQQYSSGLVTQGERYNKVVDIWGRAGDQIAKAMMDQLGKEKVVNAEGKEVDQESFNSLYMMADSGARGSAAQIRQLAGMRGLMAKPDGSIIETPITTNFREGLTVLQYFNSTHGARKGLADTALKTANSGYLTRRLVDVTQDLVVTEDDCGTKNGVTMKAVVQGGDVIEALRDRILGRVVATDVVDPATQETAIEAGTLLGEDQVDLIDNLGVDEVKVRTPLTCETRYGLCAACYGRDLGRGYRVNTGEAVGVIAAQSIGEPGTQLTMRTFHIGGAASRAAAASQVETKSNGKIAYSANMRYVTNTKGEQLVMARSAEVLVLDDSGRERERHKVPYGATLLVKDGEAVKAGTVLGTWDPHTRPVITEYAGQVRFDNVEEGTTVVKQVDDVTGLSTLVVIDPKRKAGSTKGVRPMVRLMDEQGHDVKLAGTDTPVTITFQVGSIITVKDGQVVGVGEVIARIPQETVKTRDITGGLPRVAELFEARSPKDAGMLAEVTGTVSFGKDTKGKQRLIITDLEGLAHEYLIPKDKHVMVHDGQVVNRGETIVDGSIDPHDILRLQGIEALSRYIVQEVQEVYRLQGVKINDKHIEVIVRQMLRRVVVSAAGDTGLILGEQIERAEVLTINDQMIKDGKQPATYDNILLGITKASLSTDSFISAASFQETTRVLTEAAIMGKIDDLRGLKENVIVGRLIPAGTGLAYHRSRKRPAAAQASSEPSAELAAAEAAFATAGSSDAL